A single region of the Lycium barbarum isolate Lr01 chromosome 2, ASM1917538v2, whole genome shotgun sequence genome encodes:
- the LOC132627650 gene encoding uncharacterized protein LOC132627650 yields the protein MAEPNTSLATSERISRQAPQLVTVLKEMKQGLDTVSSKIQALTAKVKADHFPTADGISYLETKHLLLLNYCQSLVYYLLRKAKGLSIEGHPVVRSLVEIRLFLEKIRPIDKKLQYQIQKLTRDTDTASEKSVISEKGTDTQKEDLLKYRPKPDMLVGKRPPAEDNVYRPPKFAPAIIAEEKMSKQERNSLRREKEKMRNAEQSPYMRDLLNDLEGKPEEVREAVGTESRELTRYMGQMEERARIEEDEFTRAPLTKLEKKKMKHLKKSRNGLLGLTDSFYDEIKSLPLGESVPEQSVNFENGTAGIKQQKKRKRRN from the exons ATGGCAGAGCCTAATACATCATTAGCAACCAGTGAAAGAATAAGCAG GCAAGCTCCTCAGTTAGTTACTGTATTAAAGGAGATGAAACAAGGATTGGATACTGTTAGTTCAAAAATCCAAGCTTTAACTGCAAAg GTGAAAGCAGATCACTTTCCAACAGCAGATGGAATAAGTTACCTCGAAACGAAGCATCTCCTACTTCTGAATTATTGCCAATCACTTGTCTATTATTTGCTCCGCAAGGCAAAAGGACTCTCAATTGAAGGGCATCCAGTTGTTCGGAGTCTGGTGGAGATAAGATTGTTTTTGGAGAAG ATTCGTCCCATTGACAAGAAACTACAGTATCAAATTCAGAAGCTCACAAGAGATACTGACACTGCTTCTGAGAAGTCAGTTATAAGTGAGAAGGGAACAGATACTCAGAAGGAGGACCTATTGAAGTATCGTCCAAAACCTGATATGCTTGTTGGTAAAAGGCCCCCCGCAGAG GATAATGTATATAGACCCCCCAAATTTGCACCTGCTATTATCGCCGAGGAAAAGATGTCGAAGCAGGAGAGAAATTCTTTGAGGAGGGAGAAAGAGAAAATGCGAAATGCTGAACAAAGCCCCTATATGAGAGATTTGTTGAATGATCTTGAAGGAAAACCCGAAGAG GTAAGAGAAGCTGTTGGAACTGAAAGTAGAGAACTCACAAGGTACATGGGTCAAATGGAAGAACGTGCACGAATAGAAGAGGATGAGTTTACTCGTGCCCCGCTTACAAAATTggagaaaaagaaaatgaaacaTCTGAAGAAGTCAAGAAATGG GTTGCTTGGTCTAACAGATAGTTTCTATGATGAGATAAAAAGTTTGCCTTTAGGCGAATCTGTTCCTGAACAATCAGTGAACTTTGAGAACGGCACCGCCGGAATCAAACAACAGAAGAAGCGTAAG AGGAGGAATTGA